The Jaculus jaculus isolate mJacJac1 chromosome 1, mJacJac1.mat.Y.cur, whole genome shotgun sequence nucleotide sequence CCCAACCCTCCTCCATCCCACATCCCTAAAAATCATCAAGTCAAATACTTCACTTTTCTGcacctctctttcctccttcgtAAAAACCAGTACAACAATGACACCAAGCTTAACAGGTGAGCATGAACATTAAAAGAGATCACCCTGGACAGGATGGACCTACAGTGGTCGTGAcaatcttttcctctctcatgGCTCCCAACATCTGTCCCATTCTCATCCCTCTACCTTTTCTTCCGTCCTCCATCCTCTCCTTTCTTTGGGCGCCGGCTTAGAAAGCCGCCGAAATTCACAGCTCGTTTTAAAGGTTAAGACCCCGAGACTCCGGGAGGTCAAGCCCCTTACCAAAGGTCGGGCAACCTCATGGGCTCCGGGGGCATTCCCAGCCCACCACATTTTTCCGGCACGCTCCGGGAGAATGTccaatcttccctcccccccccccttccccgtCCCCGAGGCTCCGCCCCAACAAGGGGTTCGGAAAGGGGAGTTAACTCTTTACTGTCCGGAAATGCTCCTTGGCCTTGGAGCCGAGAGAGATTGGAAAGGGACACTGGAGGGTGGGCAGAAAAGGACTGACCCTACGCACGGCCCAACCTCGCTCTGGTCCCCTGAACATGACACACCGTGACCCCAAGACCAAGGCACCCCGCCTCACCTGCACCAGCTGCTCAGCTCCCAAACTCACTTCCTGCTTCCGGCTCCCCCCCATTCATTGGGGTTCCCCCAAGCTCCGCCCTCACCGTCCAATTGTCTGGGCCCCGGGGCCCAGATAGGCGGCGGCTCCAGCCAATGAGGAGTACCGAGGCCAGCACCTCCCACACCCACTGCCCGCCTCTGGGTGGCGCGTGGCTTGTGCCCCTGCGGCCTTGGCCTTTTGTCCTGCCCGGAAAGGCCACGCTTGTGCGGGGCCTGGGAACCGCGGCACCCCACGTGGCTGTTGCCTTGGTGCAGGTAGATGGGGCTGACAAGGTCCCCAAGCACGAGGGTGTGTATGTACCAGTGTCCTCACGCCTTTCTCTGTGGGGCTTTACTTCAAGTCCTCGCTTCAGTCCAGCAGTAATGGGAGTAATTTTAGCAAAGTGATATTTTCTGTCTCAGTGGTTTTGGAGACTTGGAGTGTTGACTGTTGAGGGCACTGCAAAAAAAAAGCTCTTGGTGTGGTCCCACCGCAGCCCTCACCCTCCCGGCTCCAAGAGCCTGAGGGCAGCCATTAGGCACAAGGCGAGATAATCGAAGCGCTGCGATTTCTTGGTGTTCGTCTGATGCTGGCTAGAATGAGGGAGCTTCTTGGGACTGAGGGCCCAGGTGAGCCTTCCGGGGGCAGATGCAGGGGACCTAAAGTCAAATCAGGTTTGGCATCTATTGGCTGTGTGATTTTAGGTGGGTCAATTTACTTCTTTGAGTTTTAGGTAGCAATGCTACCCCCTAGGGTTGTATTTGGGGACCGAAATCCATCGTACTTCGTTGTCATGCCTATGTCTAAGCCCAGATCAGCCACTGATACCAGTTTCTCATTCACAAAGGAGCCCACGGCTCTACTAGTCAGGATAGTGCTACTAGCCATCAGCTCTGATTGGCAGTTGTGATTATAAAGAGGAATCTCTTTACATGGATTTGTAAAGGGGTTCATGTCCTCAGGAAAGTCGTCCTTCTTTCCTGTGCTTGTAAAAAAGTtgactgggactggagagatggattagtggttaaggcacttgcctgtgaagcctaaggacccaggttcgattccccaatacccgcataagccagatgcacaaggtggtgtatgcatctggagttcgtttgcagtggttagaggccttggcacacccattctttctttcttgctaataaataaaaaattaaatttaaaaagttgaaaaccagcacttgggaggcagtggtaggaggattgccatgagtttgaggccaccctgagactacatcatgaagtccaggtcagcctgagctatagtgagagcctacctccaaaaaaagcaaaacaaaaacaaaccaaaaaaaaaagggctggagagtggttaaggctcttgcctgcaaagtcaaaggatgcaagttcgattccccagaacctgcataagcaaggtgctcaaggtggcacatgcatctaaagtttgcttgcagtggctagaggccttggagtgccctttttctctctctgcttctcttaaataaataaaatgttaaacaaaatttttttttaaagttgactgCACTGACTCAGGTGAAGTTGAAATGGACACAGGTTGAGGTGGTAGAGCTGTTCAAATCCACCAGAGGCAGCTCAAGCAGGCAGAGAAACCCAGGACTCCCAACTAAGCTGCATGATTTAATACTGAATAAGTTCCATTACCAGCagcttgtcatttcttttttttttttttaaatatatatatttggttttcgaggtagggctctagcggttaagtgcttgccgtggaattcactatgtagtctcagggtggcctcgaactcacggcgatcctcctacctctgcctcccaagtgctgggattaaaggcgtgcgccaccacgcccggcttttttttttttaatatatatatttgacagtgagagagaaaaaggtagacagaaggagagaataggcatgctagggtctccagctctgaacaaactccagatgcatgtgccatctggtgcatttggctttatgtgggtactgggaattgaacctgggtcctttggcctggcaggcaagcgccttaactgctgaaccatttctccacccATTGTTTGGGTTttgtaggcagggtctcactcattctagtccaggctgacctggaattcattctgtgtccctgggctggcctagaactcacattgatgagtgctgggattaaaggcatgcaccaccacaccaggtttttGTCATTTAAatccagccccctccccaagtagagtctctctctagcccaggctgacctggcagtctttagtcccaggctggccttgaactcacagcaatcctcctacttccacctctgagtgctaggattaaaggcatgtaccaccatgcctggctcatgtttTTTATACATCTTACAACCATCTCTAGAGAGGTAGGAACTgtcttttattgggctggagagctggcttagtggttaaggtgcttgcctgcaaagccaaaggatccaggttcaattccctagttagtttacagtggctggaggccctggcacacccattctgtctctccctcaaataaataaaaaattaaattaaaaaaatattttattgtgagtGTGTACCACAatgcacatgtggaagtcagaggacaacctttgagtcagtcctcaccttccacctcttgATAGGTTCTTTCATTGTTGTTCATTCACAGCTCATacgcttccaggaaattcttgtATCCTCTTGGCTTCTTGCTGTAGAtgcactgagattataggaatAAACCACACTTTTGATTTTTACATGgagcctggggatctgaacttaggtgcTCAGAGTTGtacggcaagcactttatccacaaaGCTATCTCCCACTGtcctgcttttgttgttttgagatagggtcttgcgattcagcccaggctggtttggaattcgcaatcctcctgccccagccacccaagtgctgggattacaagcatgtgccaccatgcgtggccTTAGAGACTATCATTCCATTTAACAATTGTGAAAACTGAGTCTCCAAGATCTACTCAGTGCCCATGGAAGTGTCTTTTGCCTGTCTCTCCTCCCAAAGTCTAAGACTAACCTAGAAATGGCATTGGAATGTTCCCCTAGCAGGCCCCCTAACAGGATCAGAAGAGAATACCAGGGAGAGTTCCATTTCTCCCTGGCTAAGGGTTGAGGTGTTCCCACACACTCTGGCATCCATCCCACTGTAGCAGTGTAATGCTCAATCACATTTCCCTTTCCCCTGACAGGGTGCCCTCTGTCTGCTCAATAGCCCAGGTCTGCTCTCAACCTCTACCAGTTGTATGGCTTTGGGAAGGAATCCAGTTCACACTTGAATTGCATGACCACCAAGGCCTACCTGGCCTCAGCCCACCCTAAGCCCAGACCTCTTTTCTGCTCCCCTGGATATTGGTTGCCATGTTGTTGCCCTTGCCTGGGCTGCCCTTCCAACTCTACCCTGCCTCTGCAGTCTGCTATTCCAGATATGTCTCAGAATACAGGTTATCCTGGTGCATATGAAACCTGCTTTTCTCAGAACACCTTAGACAGGCTACTGACTCACTGCATCTAGCTGGGGTGCAGGTGAccagcaaggtgtggtggtcaTCTTCTGGCACTAACCCAGATGAGTCCTCTTCCTTTTAGGAGACTTGCTCATTGCTGGAGCCCTGAGTAAAGCTGGGtaagtgtcctttttttttttttttttttttttcttcagccttTTCATGAAGCAAACTCTGTATTTCCCAACCTCATTTCAGCCCTGCCTATTGAAGGAAATCCACAATGTGATGGAGAAGGACAGCTGTGGCTGCCAATCTTGGCTTGTCAACTTGTTATCTGTGACTTAAAACCATGTGCCTTCATCTTTCTATAAACACAAGTAGGGATACCTCCCTCACTGCCTGGTCACTGTGAGGATTAAACAACAAAACCTCTGAGAAACTGAGCCTTGGACCTGGTGAGTGCTCAATGAATGCACCTGTCATTACCGTCAGCATAGGACAGGGCACATGGTTGGCATTCAACAATGTTAGCTCTTGGATCAGAGCCAGCACTGCAAAGCAGTGAGTCCTCCCCTGCCTTTGACTCCTGAGTGtccacaaataaaaatttgagtCCTCTATCTAGCATTTTCCCATCAACACCTCTGGTTCAGTTGTATCTGCCTCCTGCAGTAAGTATGCTCCAGCACCCCTGAATTTGTCACTCTACCCCTGCTTCCTCACCCCCAGCCTGCATCGAGTATGCAAAGCCCATCTGTTGTGGGCGTGGAGGATTCAGAGCCATGATGGAGGCATGAAGTTTCTTACTTTCCCACAGCCAGCAAGGACcattctctagcccaagaattcTCTGATCCTAGCAATATGGAACTCTCTGCCTTCCACTAGAATGTGAACTCCATATGGGAAACCTGATTTCTCTTTGGGCCCTACTTGGTTCCATCCTGCCTGTGTTAGGCACCAGCAAGTGCCAGTTCCAGCCTGCCACCCACCCATCACTTGCTCAGGGGCGGGGGATACTGCACACATGCGGGACACATGGATTTATGATTGGCAGCTGAGCAGCAAGGTTTATAGAAGAACCTAGGGCAGCAGCGGGTGGGATGGATATCTGTTACTGGGTTGGCAGGCTCAGGGTGCAGCCAGCCTAAGCTGGGAATCAAGGGCCATGGCCCCTTCACTCCCCCAGGGACACAGTGTAGGTGGCATGATGTGGGAGACCCCAGAAAGAACAGGGTCATGGGGCTCTCTCCATCAACCTGGGGCATAGTTGGTGCTAAAGGCTCCATCAGTATGTTCAAGGTCGAGATCTTGGGGACCCTCTTAGAGGCTAGAGTTGAGGGGAGGTCCATAGCCCATCCAATGTGTCCAACTGGTGTGGCAATTGCCAGCAGGTAGAATCCCACATGCAGAGCTCCCACTGAACTGTAGGAGGTGGGGGACCTGGGTGGGCAGGCgggcacagcagcaggggtcCTGGAGGACCTAGTCTAGTGGCCCCTGAAAGATGAGGCGGACACATCCATGCTCGCCAGTGAGCCAGGCCCCACAAAAGGGGCAGGCAGCATGGAACGCGTGGGTGCCATGTGGCAGTGGTGTCTGGGCCCAGTAGCGGGCAGTCTTCTCAGAGCAGACATGGCCACAGGGTGCAAAAGCATGGCTGGGTGGCCCAGGGTCCAGGCAGAGACCAGCCTCTTGGCCGAGCCACAGGGGAACATAAGGCCCCACTAGGCGACAGAGAGGACACTCGCGCTCCTGGGGGCCCCGCTCCCGCCGGCAGCCCCAGCCATGGTAGCCGTGGACATGTCCACAACGGACGTAGACCCAGGGCTGTTGCTTGTCAGGTGCTGTGCGGCCACGGGCCGGACTGGGGAAGGCCAGGGTGCTGAGACCCACAGGACACTGGGGCCGTGCCGCATTGGCCTCCTGCcgctgggcctccagctgcttcagtGTAGGTGCCCTCAGCAGCCCCGCTGGAGTGCGCCATAATAGTGTGGCCCCACATAGGTCAATGAGCGAGCCATCTTGCAGGACGTTGGACTCATTCTCCACCTGCCAGAGCCAATGAAAGGACCTTAATCCAAGCGTTTCCTGGCCCCACCATCAGGCAACCTCACCTCAGAGCATCCCACTGATGCTCCCTGGAGAGGGCCAGCAGGCCATCTAGAGACCATGTGGGAGGACAGACAGGTGTTTTCCAAGGACATGCTGTCCCTCACACTCTGAAGGATCTGGTCTAGATTTAATCagggttttccttccttccctcccttcctcttttcctcccgccttccttccttccttcccttcctctcttcctccttcctttcttctctctctctctctttttggtttttccaaggtagggtctcattgtagctcaggctgacctggaactcactctgtagtttcaggctgccctcaaactcacagcaatcctattaactctgcctctggagtgctggaattaaaggtgtgtgccaccacacctggcataatcAGGGTATTTCtaaaaattctttctaaaatggccaggcgtggtggcacacacttttaatcccagcactcaaaaggccaaggtaggaggatcgtcatgagttcaaggccacactaagactacatagtgaattccaggtcagcctgggctaggatgagaccctattgcaaaaaaaaaaaaaaaaaaggctcccaTAACTGCAGAAGTAGgatgtggcagaggtaggaaatgtCTTGAATGGGAGCTATTGGCTGTTTGACGCAAAGCAGCTGTCCTAGGGGTCATGTAAAACAGCAAGGACTCTGGAGCCAGATAGTTTGGCTTTGAATTCTGACCTTCACTTACTCTGTGTCTCTGAGAGAATAACTTAACCTCTGCTATCTTCAAAATAGATTCCATGTCCTACTATCTCAGATGGTAgactcaatcaatcaatcaatacaaACACTTTGAACAGTGGGTGCTTAACACGATATACTCATATGCATAGGTTTtcagtttggggttttttttttttttcagtttttgagacatggtcttactatatagcccaggaaggcctgaaactcatgatctCATGTTTTCACACCCAGGGAGAGCTTTGCATGGCTCTGTTGAGAACATGGCCATATATCCCTACTTCTTTCTAGAACTCCCAGTTTCCAACCAAGTGTTCCAATCTATACCATAGAGTACTTCCATGCTGGCACTTTCAGAATTACGTGGAGGGCCCTTTTCTGTTGGGAGAGGATAATGCAGCTGAACCTGCCTAAATGTGACAGACATGCTACAAGCTGTCAATCCTGTAGGCTATAAACCACTCACACACAGGCCAAATGTCACCCTCATAAGagggtgtgatttttttttttttaagctgcagGCAGCCTCAAAGCCTTTTTGTTCTACATATTGCATCTGTGTGGCTCTCCTGATTACTGACTGAGGTTATCTCCAAACTTGAGGAGGAATTAACAGATTGTGAGGGCATAGGAGTATTGGGGGAAATGGAGTAGGCCACCTACCAGCTTCCCCCGCTGCTGGGCTGAGCGGCTGTCCCGTAGGGTGTACACGTTCCCACAGACTGAGATCTCCCGCCAGACACCTGGGGCTGAGTCCTCAGAGAAGCCGCCTGCTGGGTGCATCACCAGGACACCATTGGTGGTCAAGCCATCCATCAGACCGTCAGGGGTCCTCCATTTGGCCGCTCGCTCCTGGGACCACATGAAGGACGAGCTCATAACCCCAAGAGCTCCTAGAAGACTGCCCTTCTACCCTCAGATTCTGAGGTTGCTCAGAGAACACTAAGCACTTGGGTACCATTTGACCTCCCTATACCTCACTTTAGGAAGTGGGCGGCTAAACCCTGCATGGATCATACTGAGGATGGCTGTGGGCTGGTTCATCACTGTAGACTGCTACATCTCCCTAGCCTCCCCCTCAGCTCACTCTTTGATGAAGATGGAAGATGTAGAGCTGCTGTACAGCCCTGCCTGAAGGCTCACTCACTCCAAGGAAGATGTTGCTAGAAGCAtcaaagccagctgcataaaggCGGGCAGTATAAGGTGGCCGGCGGTCGCAGAGGATGCGGCAGGCATAGCGGGAGATGGTGCTCTGGGTGGAAGGGCCCTCTGTGGTACCCCCTCCAGGGGATGTATCTGTTACCACAAAGTCGATCATATTCTCAGTGGAGCGGCCAATCTGCATGGGAGGAAAAGGCAAGCCCAGGGATTACATGTGCATGGATGAATTTCATGGGTTTCTTACCCCAATGTCTCAACAGTTACTCTACACAAATGGTCACCAATGAGACAGTTGAATCCAGGGAGGGGCAGCACATCTCCCTGACACTTTGGTCTCCTAGGAGAGGTTTCCACATCCCACCAGATGTGGTGCAGACCTCTTCCTGTTCTGTGGGCCCATAGCTCTGAGCATTCTACTCAGTAAAACAAGTGGTTTGCTAAGAGACCCATGAAAAAGTGACACCCTTGAAATCTTAGTGGCAAATACTGACTTTTTCATAAAAGTGTATTGTAAACCACGCAATACTTCAGTTAATCTTTCCATGGGTTGGGTGTAATTATGGGCCTCATTTTATAGCTGAAGGAACCAAGGCCCAGAGAAGTTAAGTGACTCTTACCCAAAGCCACCCTGTGGTAAATGACAGAGCTGGCATGTGAACTAGGGCCTGACAAGGTTTATACCCACACCCTGAACTCTGAAGCTATATGACTTCCTTCCTCCTGGGTGTCTTGATTCTTGGTCACACTTAGTTGTGTGACTGCAAAGTCAACCACCCATGCTAAGACATGCTACTTCCTCTTGTTAAGGGCAGTCCATTGCACTAAATTCCTCAAAACACCTTTCCTGAGACTTTCAGGCCCTTATCCTAACCCCAAACACCTGCAAAACTTAGAGGCTGGAAGGCTGGAGGACAGCTGGGCATACCTGGAACATGTCTGTGTCACTGTCATGTGTGTACTCCACGATGACCGAGTGGCTCCGAGACAGTGTGTATGAGATGCTGTGCTGGCCTCGGTTACTCAGGGCCTGGGTGGAGAGAAAGCAGTTACTatccacagcaatgagaaaggtttCTGATCTAGATACCAGCTCAAGGGCCAGCAGCCACACTTAAGAAGGGGCAGCTCCATTCTGTGCAGAAAGGACTGTACAGCAGCTCTACATCTTCCAGCCACCCCAGGAATATGCTTATTGCTTCTATTATACAGTTGGAAACAGCAGGTGAGAGATAAGAACTGGCCTATGGCACATGGCTAAAAACAGCAGAGGCTGACTTCTACTCTAACCCACTAAAGCCAAAGTTTCACCTTGGCACTGGTGTGTAACTGTCACATCTTGCTCTTGGAGCCTTTGGCTGCCTCTAAAATGATGCTGATCATTTCCAACCAGTGAATGGGGTCTAAAGGTTAAGAAAACATGGTGCAAACTGTTAAGGGCTATATATACTGCAAAGGATTTCCATCATCACTTAATAGGCAGTGACAATACAGCAGGCTCCTCTGATCCAGGACAGCCATGGGGTGGTAGATCTTGGAAAGTCAAAGACCTGGGCCTGGGGCACAGAGGGCAGAATGGTACTCAACCTATTGGGATAAATGCTTACCTTGGAGACGAGTGGTGTGGAGATGTGGTGCATAACGTCTGGCTTCACTCCATTGGCATGTGGCCGGCGGCTCAGTGCCAGGCGGCTTCGCCGGCGGCCCTTGTCTCCACTTGCCAGACACCCATTGTAGCTGTGGATATAGGAGTTGAGAAGACAAGGttatgggaagaaaaaagaaagaaattgagcccCTAAAGAGATTCTGGGCagatcctaccttgataaacaagtGCTGGACATACTCTAAGCTAAAGAAGCCCACAATAGCAAGCTGCTGCATTGAGGAGGGGGGGCGGCTCTCTTATTTATCCAAGTAGTCCTTGGATGCCAGGGCTATGACTAAGCAAGTGCTGGGGTGGCAAAAAGCAATGTTTTCAGTGAAGGGAGGGATTCCCAGCTTCTCCAGGAACCCAGACACCACCTGCCATGACTCAGGCACAAATGTACTCTAggtccagaggcaggaggagggaacAGTGACCCTAGAAACATGGTTCCAGGGAGGAAACACCTATATTGGGCCTTGCAGAACTGGAAAGGCTTCAACTGTAGCAAATGATCACTTATTGCACCACTACTAGAAATAACAAGGAAGGAGACCCACGATTCCACCCCTTCCATTATCTCTACACACATCAAATTTACAACTTCCTTTCCAGCTCTTCTTCAGAGGGAAATGACCCTGTGAGAGACAAGGTTGGAGTGAGTCATAGCTTTGACTCCTGCCATGTACTGCTGCCTCTGTTTCTGGTCCTTCATGTTATTAATTACCTAATGGAATCCGCACAATGTCCTGCCAAGCAAGTGTCTTTcttcccattttacaaatgagacaAATTGAGGTTCAGAAGATAAAAGTGACTTGCCTCAGGCTAGTAAGTTAAACAAAAGTACAGATTGGAGCTTAAGTTTGTCTGACTCCAGATCTGCAGAAGCCTTTGTGAAACGGAAGGTTCATACTGAGCCTAGGCCCCAAGATTAGCAGGGTTTGGTGTCTTGGGTGATAAAGTACATACATAGTAGAGGAAGACGAACAACAGGCTAAGAATGctattctggggctagagaggtggctcagcagttaaggtgtttgcctgaaaatcttaacaacctgggtttgattccccagtacccacataaagacagatgtacaaactggcgCATGTATTTGTGTtgggtaaaggccctggtatgtccattctcagtctctctctcttctctctctcttttcttgtaaataaataaataagttttaaaaggaaTATTATTCTGTAAGCAGTGAGGAGTCATGGGTTTTAGAGCAGGAAACAAATAGCTTATATAAATGTTGCCAAATACAGACATGGGACACTTGAATTAGACTCTTCTGGTATGTTTGTTAAAATCCTCATGTAGAGCATGGGAGCCCTACTCTGGGTGAGCACACTGAAATCACACATTGAACTGACactatggtagcatatgcctgtaatgctagcactcaggaagtaagGTGAGaaaattaggagttcaaggcctgccttagCTACATCATAAGATAGTAAGTTAAAGgacagtctgggttacatgagaccatgactcaaaaaagctaaaaacaaaaacaaacaaacaaaaagcccagaGAGCCCTTCTGAGCTCTTCTGTATGGGCAGAGCAGGcctcaggaagatggctcaggactCACAGGTGCCTAGGGCATAAATCCTGGCTTTTCTAACCCTCAAGCAATCTTTGTAAAATCAGCTCATTTTTTAGGACCTACTTGGCAGGTTGATTTTGTGAGCTAAACAAgataagacatttttaaatgctTACCAGAGTTAAAGCAAGCTCTTGATAAGAGttagcatttttttaaagcatggtgCCAATACACAACAACAAATGGtaacctgggactggagagatggcgtagaagtaaaggcacttgtttgtgaagcttaaggatccagattagctttcccagtacccacataagccatatgcacaaggtggtacaagtgtctggagttcatgtgcagtggctagaaaccctggtgtgccaattccctctctctgcttctctctcaaatagataaaatattttttgtgtggttttttgaggtagggtcttgctctaacccaggctgacctggaattcactatgtagtctcagagtgccctctaactcatagcgatcctcctacctctgcctcctgagcactgggattaaaggtgtgcaccaccatgctgtaATGCCTTAATAATCACTATCAGAACACTATAGTTTGTCAAGGAGTTTCTTCAGGACTGATGGCAGAGAAGAGGCCAAAAAGGAGACACAGAGGGGGCGGAAGAAGGAGAGTCTGTGTCCAGGGAGTGCTTCATTGAGAGATACAGGGATACAGGTCAGGCAAAGACCAGGAGAGATGTGGTCTGCCCATCCACCAAATcccattactttttctttcatCAGCTTAGTTTTCCCATCTGTGGGTGACAGTACTCTAGATCTACAGTAAGAAAGACCTGGGTCCAAATCCCAGCCCTGCCACTTACCAGCTGTGTGCCCTTGGGCCAGTCACTTCCCCTCTCTGAGCCTCGGTTTCCTCACCTCCTTCCTCACAGCATCTTTGTGAAGATTGAAATGAAATAATGTCCATGAAAGGGCTTGGCACAGGCCTGCCTCCCAGAACACTTggtatgtgccaggcactgttcttCATACTTTatataaatcctttccttccttccagcaACCCTCTGATGTAAGAGTATTATCATCTCTGTTTGCAAAATGGGGAAACGGAGGCACAAGAAAGTTTGGCAACTTGCAGAAGCAGGATTGGAACCAAGCAGTTTTGTGCAGAACTAGAGTTTCTCATCCCACACTCCACACACTAGGTGATCTACAGATGGCAGCTGGTGTTATTCTTTTCTCATCTGATCAGAAATTTCAGTTGGCAGTTAGAGTTGTCTTAGAAAGTTATGAAACAGAATCACATAATTAATGAATTTAAGTGAGTTTGGTCAGTTTTGTCTTTCATCTGGGAAGGTGATAAGAGACAAATAGCAAAGGGTCCTAcatttgggagagagggagtcTTTCCTTGACCTGGCTGCTCTGGGAGGTACCTGGAACCCACCCCTCCTGGACTAAGGAGGCTCACCCCAGGACGATGAGTTCTCCATACTTGATGGGT carries:
- the Peli3 gene encoding E3 ubiquitin-protein ligase pellino homolog 3 isoform X2, producing the protein MVLEGNPEVGCPRTSDLQHPGNSGSCVLSSGEDVQPGEEPIKYGELIVLGYNGCLASGDKGRRRSRLALSRRPHANGVKPDVMHHISTPLVSKALSNRGQHSISYTLSRSHSVIVEYTHDSDTDMFQIGRSTENMIDFVVTDTSPGGGTTEGPSTQSTISRYACRILCDRRPPYTARLYAAGFDASSNIFLGERAAKWRTPDGLMDGLTTNGVLVMHPAGGFSEDSAPGVWREISVCGNVYTLRDSRSAQQRGKLVENESNVLQDGSLIDLCGATLLWRTPAGLLRAPTLKQLEAQRQEANAARPQCPVGLSTLAFPSPARGRTAPDKQQPWVYVRCGHVHGYHGWGCRRERGPQERECPLCRLVGPYVPLWLGQEAGLCLDPGPPSHAFAPCGHVCSEKTARYWAQTPLPHGTHAFHAACPFCGAWLTGEHGCVRLIFQGPLD
- the Peli3 gene encoding E3 ubiquitin-protein ligase pellino homolog 3 isoform X1; protein product: MVLEGNPEVGCPRTSDLQHPGNSGSCVLSSGEDVQPGEEPIKYGELIVLGCCEEGGEETEAQRGEVTGPRAHSCYNGCLASGDKGRRRSRLALSRRPHANGVKPDVMHHISTPLVSKALSNRGQHSISYTLSRSHSVIVEYTHDSDTDMFQIGRSTENMIDFVVTDTSPGGGTTEGPSTQSTISRYACRILCDRRPPYTARLYAAGFDASSNIFLGERAAKWRTPDGLMDGLTTNGVLVMHPAGGFSEDSAPGVWREISVCGNVYTLRDSRSAQQRGKLVENESNVLQDGSLIDLCGATLLWRTPAGLLRAPTLKQLEAQRQEANAARPQCPVGLSTLAFPSPARGRTAPDKQQPWVYVRCGHVHGYHGWGCRRERGPQERECPLCRLVGPYVPLWLGQEAGLCLDPGPPSHAFAPCGHVCSEKTARYWAQTPLPHGTHAFHAACPFCGAWLTGEHGCVRLIFQGPLD